A single genomic interval of Takifugu flavidus isolate HTHZ2018 chromosome 19, ASM371156v2, whole genome shotgun sequence harbors:
- the ppp4r4 gene encoding serine/threonine-protein phosphatase 4 regulatory subunit 4 isoform X2: MFPARMTLSQPSMLFGTLEELQELAFIERPIRRSLKTAEEIEQLTVDEDLNDIERAVYLLSVGQEVQRASVIGNLPNLVRQNPAETFRRVVPKVREVLKGAGTEIQLSAATSFLTILQDDIILIHTHTYSILKTVLLHLNHRDTVVSNAWLETLLLAINALPKETIRQEVLNSLLSKSHLSQSLHARLATCRILGKVASKFDSQIVKKELLPLVQALCQDTECEVRVCMCRQLESVARALGMEDTRMELLPELMKLTEDEENGVRLAAFDTIINLMEIMDSDDRLHIVVPLVMSVCQVSPQVDDAVVASLSFQFGKICSGLAGTLSDEQKGQLLHRFKGLCLTGLHTEAQQTNGNNEATLIRCNCCYNLPAVLVFSDATHFLTELYASFCSLCCDPEVSVRQSAAACFHQVVKLLGSNVQLVHKELLTLLQDDALEVLDALMDHLEETLQMFFSKGENLVLDNKGFPELLSTLMFAEQRVGSSLRWRLHEKLLQRYSCLARLLPGELLHQSFSPRIFLILTTNKVLPVQREAARTFCTFLRYNRKQEQRREMMERLIQDLAQGRSYWNRLRFLDICETATEIFSRKYFNKHFLIPALELVHDPVANVRYKLCQLLPRLRSSIRLPADKQLLHQLNFCVQKLLCREKDKDVVATIRKTVLELDKLDLTEPFHKRQEKDLLDQKKEKEETLLLEMEHLERQQSDEKMNSKKLADRKRRDSKTSLSASKSMSMSSSGATVSSSKEVRKAKLLRSRSLSSQPTTSKSLNPDRPQKMKANAPTGHGESSMLLSKDDCLSSTRYTMTTQSSSMPVLIRSNTTSLLDRVSTSDHRSSNVDHQNNVKEMRTKRMEHKSSILDHRTSTFEQTDHRTYTLDQRDHRISTLYQRSKTMDRNYGGKDSHSKKLSISAGNPVFML; encoded by the exons ATGTTCCCGGCCAGGATGACTCTGAGCCAGCCCAGCATGCTGTTCGGgacgctggaggagctgcaggaactggCCTTCATCGAGAGGCCGATCCGCCGGAGCCTCAAG ACTGCTGAAGAGATCGAGCAGCTAACTGTGGATGAAGACCTCAATGACATCGAAAGAGCCGTCTAcctgctcag TGTGGGTCAAGAGGTTCAGAGAGCCAGTGTCATCGGAAACTTGCCCAACCTTGTCCGCCAAAACCCAGCTGAAACATTTCGTCGGGTAGTACCAAAGGTCCGG GAAGTTCTAAAAGGAGCTGGAACAGAGATCCAGCTGTCAGCAGCAACGTCATTTTTAACCATCCTGCAGGACGACATCATCCTGATCCACACGCACACCTACTCCATTCTAAAAACAGTCCTGCTGCACCTGAACCATCGAGACACAG TGGTGAGCAACGCCTGGTTGGAAACGCTGTTGCTAGCTATCAACGCTCTGCCCAAAGAAACCATCAGACAAGAG GTGCTCAACTCCCTCCTCTCTAAGTCTCATCTGTCTCAGTCTCTTCATGCTCGTCTGGCCACCTGTCGCATTTTAGGGAAAGTTGCCAGCAAGTTTGATTCTCAGAT AGTGAAGAAAGAGCTGTTGCCATTGGTTcaggctctctgtcaggacaCTGAGTGTGAGGTCCGCGTCTGCATGTGCCGTCAGCTGGAGAGCGTCGCCAGGGCGCTCGG GATGGAGGATACCAGGATGGAGTTGCTCCCGGAGCTGATGAAGCTGACCGAGGACGAGGAGAACGGTGTCCGCCTGGCTGCCTTCGATACAATCATTAATCTGATGGAGATCATGGACAGCG ACGACAGACTCCACATCGTCGTTCCGCTGGTCATGTCAGTGTGCCAAGTGTCACCACAGGTGGATGATGCCGTCGTGGCTTCGTTGTCATTTCAGTTTGGAAAGATCTGCAGTGGACTGGCAG GGACTCTCTCTGACGAGCAGAAGGGTCAGCTCCTCCACCGGTTTAAGGGGCTGTGTCTCACCGGTCTGCACACTGAAGCACAGCAGACTAATGGCAATAATGAAGCAACACTGATCCGCTGCAACTGCTGCTACAACCTGCCG GCCGTGCTCGTGTTTTCTGATGCAACGCACTTCCTGACAGAACTTTATGCGTCTTTCTGTAGTCTCTGCTGTGACCCGGAGGTCAGCGTCCGACAAAGCGCTGCAGCCTGTTTCCACCAG GTCGTAAAGCTGCTTGGATCAAACGTCCAGCTGGTCCACAAGGAACTCCTTACTCTGCTGCAAGACGATGCTCTGGAG GTATTGGACGCTCTTatggatcacctggaggagacattacagatgtttttttccaaGGGCGAGAACCTGGTGCTTGACAACAAGGGG tttccagagctgctgtcGACTCTGATGTTTGCAGAACAGAGGGTCGGGTCTTCTCTTCGCTGGCGTTTGCATGAAAAGCTGCTCCAGCGTTACAGCTGCCTGGCAAGATTGCTCCCAGGAGAGCTCCTGCACCAGAGTTTCTCCCCGCgtatcttcctcatcctcaccacTAAT AAGGTGTTGCCGGTTCAGAGGGAAGCAGCTCGGACTTTCTGCACATTCCTACGCTACAACCGCAAACAGGAGCAACGTCGTGAGATGATGGAGCGACTGATCCAAG ATCTGGCTCAGGGTCGGAGCTACTGGAACCGCTTGAGGTTCCTCGATATTTGTGAGACAGCCACTGAAATCTTCTCTAGAAAATACTTCAACAAGCACTTCCTGATTCCGGCACTGGAGCTGGTCCATGACCCTGTTGCCAATGTCAG GTACAAGCTGTGCCAGCTGTTGCCCAGGCTGCGTTCATCGATCCGTTTGCCGGCTGATAAACAGCTGCTGCACCAGCTCAACTTCTGCGTCCAGAAACTTCTGTGCCGAGAGAAAGACAAAGACGTGGTTGCCACCATCCGCAAG ACAGTCTTAGAACTGGACAAACTGGACCTGACTGAGCCG TTTCACAAACGTCAGGAGAAGGATCTACTGGACcaaaagaaggagaaggaggagactCTGTTACTGGAAATG gaACATCTGGAGCGCCAGCAGAGTGATGAGAAGATGAATTCCAAAAAACTTGCTGACAGAAAAC gaagagacagtAAGACCAGTCTGTCAGCATCCAAGTCCATGTCCATGTCCTCTTCTGGAGCTACAGTGTCTTCAA GTAAAGAGGTGAGGAAGGCTAAGCTTTTGAGGAGTCGGTCCCTCAGCAGTCAGCCAACCACCTCCAAATCTCTGAACCCCGACCGACCTCA AAAAATGAAAGCCAACGCTCCAACTGGACACGGAGAGTCGTCCATGTTACTGAGCAAAG ATGACTGTCTGAGTTCCACCCGCTACACCATGACAACCCAGTCATCTTCAATGCCGGTCCTGATCCGCAGCAACACCACCAGCCTCCTGGACCGGGTCAGTACATCGGACCACAGAAGCAGTAACGTGGACCATCAGAACAATGTAAAGGAAATGAGAACCAAAAGAATGGAGCACAAATCCAGTATCTTGGACCACAGGACCAGCACTTTTGAGCAGACAGACCATAGAACCTATACCCTCGACCAAAGAGACCATAGGATCAGCACTTTGTACCAGCGCAGTAAAACAATGGACCGGAACTATGGAGGGAAGGACAGCCATTCTAAAAAGTTGTCAAT ATCAGCTGGGAATCCCGTCTTCATGCTGTGA
- the ppp4r4 gene encoding serine/threonine-protein phosphatase 4 regulatory subunit 4 isoform X1 has translation MFPARMTLSQPSMLFGTLEELQELAFIERPIRRSLKTAEEIEQLTVDEDLNDIERAVYLLSVGQEVQRASVIGNLPNLVRQNPAETFRRVVPKVREVLKGAGTEIQLSAATSFLTILQDDIILIHTHTYSILKTVLLHLNHRDTVVSNAWLETLLLAINALPKETIRQEVLNSLLSKSHLSQSLHARLATCRILGKVASKFDSQIVKKELLPLVQALCQDTECEVRVCMCRQLESVARALGMEDTRMELLPELMKLTEDEENGVRLAAFDTIINLMEIMDSDDRLHIVVPLVMSVCQVSPQVDDAVVASLSFQFGKICSGLAGTLSDEQKGQLLHRFKGLCLTGLHTEAQQTNGNNEATLIRCNCCYNLPAVLVFSDATHFLTELYASFCSLCCDPEVSVRQSAAACFHQVVKLLGSNVQLVHKELLTLLQDDALEVLDALMDHLEETLQMFFSKGENLVLDNKGFPELLSTLMFAEQRVGSSLRWRLHEKLLQRYSCLARLLPGELLHQSFSPRIFLILTTNKVLPVQREAARTFCTFLRYNRKQEQRREMMERLIQDLAQGRSYWNRLRFLDICETATEIFSRKYFNKHFLIPALELVHDPVANVRYKLCQLLPRLRSSIRLPADKQLLHQLNFCVQKLLCREKDKDVVATIRKTVLELDKLDLTEPFHKRQEKDLLDQKKEKEETLLLEMEHLERQQSDEKMNSKKLADRKRRDSKTSLSASKSMSMSSSGATVSSSKEVRKAKLLRSRSLSSQPTTSKSLNPDRPQKMKANAPTGHGESSMLLSKDDCLSSTRYTMTTQSSSMPVLIRSNTTSLLDRVSTSDHRSSNVDHQNNVKEMRTKRMEHKSSILDHRTSTFEQTDHRTYTLDQRDHRISTLYQRSKTMDRNYGGKDSHSKKLSINRKSNAFSVQSESD, from the exons ATGTTCCCGGCCAGGATGACTCTGAGCCAGCCCAGCATGCTGTTCGGgacgctggaggagctgcaggaactggCCTTCATCGAGAGGCCGATCCGCCGGAGCCTCAAG ACTGCTGAAGAGATCGAGCAGCTAACTGTGGATGAAGACCTCAATGACATCGAAAGAGCCGTCTAcctgctcag TGTGGGTCAAGAGGTTCAGAGAGCCAGTGTCATCGGAAACTTGCCCAACCTTGTCCGCCAAAACCCAGCTGAAACATTTCGTCGGGTAGTACCAAAGGTCCGG GAAGTTCTAAAAGGAGCTGGAACAGAGATCCAGCTGTCAGCAGCAACGTCATTTTTAACCATCCTGCAGGACGACATCATCCTGATCCACACGCACACCTACTCCATTCTAAAAACAGTCCTGCTGCACCTGAACCATCGAGACACAG TGGTGAGCAACGCCTGGTTGGAAACGCTGTTGCTAGCTATCAACGCTCTGCCCAAAGAAACCATCAGACAAGAG GTGCTCAACTCCCTCCTCTCTAAGTCTCATCTGTCTCAGTCTCTTCATGCTCGTCTGGCCACCTGTCGCATTTTAGGGAAAGTTGCCAGCAAGTTTGATTCTCAGAT AGTGAAGAAAGAGCTGTTGCCATTGGTTcaggctctctgtcaggacaCTGAGTGTGAGGTCCGCGTCTGCATGTGCCGTCAGCTGGAGAGCGTCGCCAGGGCGCTCGG GATGGAGGATACCAGGATGGAGTTGCTCCCGGAGCTGATGAAGCTGACCGAGGACGAGGAGAACGGTGTCCGCCTGGCTGCCTTCGATACAATCATTAATCTGATGGAGATCATGGACAGCG ACGACAGACTCCACATCGTCGTTCCGCTGGTCATGTCAGTGTGCCAAGTGTCACCACAGGTGGATGATGCCGTCGTGGCTTCGTTGTCATTTCAGTTTGGAAAGATCTGCAGTGGACTGGCAG GGACTCTCTCTGACGAGCAGAAGGGTCAGCTCCTCCACCGGTTTAAGGGGCTGTGTCTCACCGGTCTGCACACTGAAGCACAGCAGACTAATGGCAATAATGAAGCAACACTGATCCGCTGCAACTGCTGCTACAACCTGCCG GCCGTGCTCGTGTTTTCTGATGCAACGCACTTCCTGACAGAACTTTATGCGTCTTTCTGTAGTCTCTGCTGTGACCCGGAGGTCAGCGTCCGACAAAGCGCTGCAGCCTGTTTCCACCAG GTCGTAAAGCTGCTTGGATCAAACGTCCAGCTGGTCCACAAGGAACTCCTTACTCTGCTGCAAGACGATGCTCTGGAG GTATTGGACGCTCTTatggatcacctggaggagacattacagatgtttttttccaaGGGCGAGAACCTGGTGCTTGACAACAAGGGG tttccagagctgctgtcGACTCTGATGTTTGCAGAACAGAGGGTCGGGTCTTCTCTTCGCTGGCGTTTGCATGAAAAGCTGCTCCAGCGTTACAGCTGCCTGGCAAGATTGCTCCCAGGAGAGCTCCTGCACCAGAGTTTCTCCCCGCgtatcttcctcatcctcaccacTAAT AAGGTGTTGCCGGTTCAGAGGGAAGCAGCTCGGACTTTCTGCACATTCCTACGCTACAACCGCAAACAGGAGCAACGTCGTGAGATGATGGAGCGACTGATCCAAG ATCTGGCTCAGGGTCGGAGCTACTGGAACCGCTTGAGGTTCCTCGATATTTGTGAGACAGCCACTGAAATCTTCTCTAGAAAATACTTCAACAAGCACTTCCTGATTCCGGCACTGGAGCTGGTCCATGACCCTGTTGCCAATGTCAG GTACAAGCTGTGCCAGCTGTTGCCCAGGCTGCGTTCATCGATCCGTTTGCCGGCTGATAAACAGCTGCTGCACCAGCTCAACTTCTGCGTCCAGAAACTTCTGTGCCGAGAGAAAGACAAAGACGTGGTTGCCACCATCCGCAAG ACAGTCTTAGAACTGGACAAACTGGACCTGACTGAGCCG TTTCACAAACGTCAGGAGAAGGATCTACTGGACcaaaagaaggagaaggaggagactCTGTTACTGGAAATG gaACATCTGGAGCGCCAGCAGAGTGATGAGAAGATGAATTCCAAAAAACTTGCTGACAGAAAAC gaagagacagtAAGACCAGTCTGTCAGCATCCAAGTCCATGTCCATGTCCTCTTCTGGAGCTACAGTGTCTTCAA GTAAAGAGGTGAGGAAGGCTAAGCTTTTGAGGAGTCGGTCCCTCAGCAGTCAGCCAACCACCTCCAAATCTCTGAACCCCGACCGACCTCA AAAAATGAAAGCCAACGCTCCAACTGGACACGGAGAGTCGTCCATGTTACTGAGCAAAG ATGACTGTCTGAGTTCCACCCGCTACACCATGACAACCCAGTCATCTTCAATGCCGGTCCTGATCCGCAGCAACACCACCAGCCTCCTGGACCGGGTCAGTACATCGGACCACAGAAGCAGTAACGTGGACCATCAGAACAATGTAAAGGAAATGAGAACCAAAAGAATGGAGCACAAATCCAGTATCTTGGACCACAGGACCAGCACTTTTGAGCAGACAGACCATAGAACCTATACCCTCGACCAAAGAGACCATAGGATCAGCACTTTGTACCAGCGCAGTAAAACAATGGACCGGAACTATGGAGGGAAGGACAGCCATTCTAAAAAGTTGTCAAT aaacaggaagtccaaTGCTTTCAGTGTCCAGTCAGAGTCAGACTGA